One window of the Penaeus vannamei isolate JL-2024 chromosome 31, ASM4276789v1, whole genome shotgun sequence genome contains the following:
- the LOC113821355 gene encoding uncharacterized protein isoform X5 — MIVTATATQVCNVTFNHSIIVRPDPAADVKVNQTGSYRELEVSWETPPFLLEFQPGLFYSVGYRPKNVSAYGLLEWQNETGSYHGRSTTVRLASLHGGVDYEVRVRLRSGARPPPAPDGGDDGWWSTEASGNAVTLQGAPEVAPAVGVGTFEVESDADSGRRAVALQWRPVPALLHNGPGLEYRVLVTDRTNNTVRNLTENGASVRIDNLNENMSYRMEIVAANRAGVGLQTAAVRVPAAPPPAPLLQAVVYHAGTRRYELRWPAKENLTYTAYVCTDGLSSSAPCKSNLYWKNLGSASAVNLTLEELNVTDSVTPDEVRFALSAETFAEDSSGMAWDSCIHPQQYNTQHSAPEIITNYDSTTNSVSLRWRADCAARGGVIEEVQAIWCEGRDSCVEAGNGIPRKNESDVFSGVVVLEGLREGSAYTANLRLRYRDGLSGWSSPLPFATKSSALPTWLIVTIVIVAIAVTVVVLSAGVYSRRRIEVIVREVQREIILPEGLVDQHYLSERAREQRQPQPLDSRSNKNVQAPSSQVLPLDKMHLQSLSSGDRSRAQNNIEEKKILIDQNGYVLPVFNDVGEDSQRGVHKANNIPVFTSLPPSGYVEDSYGGLTGPNPSTSGELPPIAAARKSKPPAGHVAVEPRSSNVNINSHEKEGILVKNERGASPGYVVLPTKTSRDLGVVMDGGDQGKSSTGYASLPLVGLGTQTFQNLEENTEKDGQGISTNFVAFPAADFTTQASHGSGESIGKSSGYIAFPATNFATHTPKGLEDNSVRDEHGKSPGYIAFPAANFAMHTSKGLEENSVNDGHGKSTAYVSFPPFVFCEKSIRNSPSPSYIAFPPVGFGPHNP; from the exons ATGATAGTAACTGCAACGGCCACGCAAGTCTGCAACGTGACCTTCAACCACTCAATCATCG TTCGACCAGACCCGGCTGCCGACGTCAAGGTCAACCAGACGGGGTCGTATCGGGAGCTAGAGGTGAGCTGGGAAACGCCTCCGTTCCTCTTGGAGTTCCAGCCAGGCCTCTTCTACAGCGTGGGCTACAGGCCTAAAAATGTCAGCGCTTATGGGCTTCTCGAATGGCAG AACGAGACAGGCTCTTACCACGGCAGAAGCACAACGGTGAGACTGGCTTCGCTGCACGGCGGGGTGGACTACGAGGTGCGCGTCAGACTCCGCTCGGGGGCGcgaccgccgcccgcgcccgacGGTGGCGACGACGGATGGTGGTCGACCGAGGCCTCTGGCAACGCCGTCACGCTGCAGGGAG CGCCCGAGGTTGCCCCAGCCGTGGGCGTGGGGACCTTCGAGGTTGAGAGCGACGCCGACTCCGGGCGGCGGGCGGTCGCGCTGCAGTGGCGCCCCGTCCCCGCGCTGCTGCACAACGGACCCGGCCTCGAGTACCGCGTCCTCGTCACGGACCGAAC GAACAACACAGTGAGAAATCTAACAGAAAACGGAGCATCTGTTCGAATTGACAACCTCAACGAAAATATGAGTTACAG aATGGAAATCGTCGCCGCGAACCGCGCCGGCGTCGGCCTCCAGACGGCGGCGGTGCGCGtccccgccgccccgccgcccgcgccgctcCTGCAGGCCGTCGTCTACCACGCAGGGACTCGCCGCTACGAACTCAG GTGGCCGGCGAAGGAGAACCTCACCTACACGGCCTACGTCTGCACCGACGGCCTGTCTTCCAGCGCGCCCTGCAAG AGCAACTTGTACTGGAAGAACTTAGGATCAGCATCAGCGGTGAACCTCACCCTGGAGGAGTTGAACGTGACTGACTCCGTGACTCCTGACGAGGTCCGCTTCGCTCTGTCAGCAGAGACCTTCGCCGAGGACTCCAGCGGCATGGCCTGGGACAGCTGCATCCATCCCCAGCAGTATAACACCCAGCATTCTGCGCCCGAAATCATCACGAACTA CGACAGCACGACGAACAGCGTGAGTCTGCGCTGGAGGGCGGACTGCGCGGCTCGAGGGGGAGTGATCGAGGAGGTGCAGGCGATCTGGTGCGAAGGCCGCGACAGCTGCGTTGAGGCAGGCAACG GAATCCCCAGGAAGAACGAGAGCGACGTGTTTTCGGGCGTCGTGGTGCTCGAGGGACTTCGCGAGGGCTCGGCGTACACGGCGAACCTCAGACTCAGGTACCGAGACGGCCTCTCGGGCTGGTCCTCCCCGCTGCCCTTCGCGACGAAGTCTTCAG CTCTCCCGACGTGGCtcatcgtcaccatcgtcatcgtggCTATTGCGGTCACTGTTGTGGTCCTCAGCGCCGGCGTCTACAGCAGGAG GAGAATCGAAGTTATAGTTCGGGAAGTTCAGAGGGAGATTATTCTACCCGAAGGCCTGGTTGATCAGCACTATCTGAGTGAACGAGCAAGAGAG CAGCGTCAGCCACAGCCACTCGACAGTCGGTCCAACAAGAATGTGCAAGCGCCGTCATCACAGGT GCTGCCACTCGACAAGATGCATCTTCAGTCGCTATCCTCTGGAGACCGAAGTCGTGCGCAGAACaacatcgaagaaaaaaaaattttgatTGACCAAAATGGCTACGTTCTTCCCGTGTTCAATGACGTCGGCGAAGATAGTCAAAGAGGTGTTCACAAAGCTAATAACATCCCTGTATTcacttctcttccaccttctggCTACGTTGAGGATTCTTATGGAGGACTGACAGGTCCTAATCCTAGCACCAGTGGCGAATTGCCTCCTATCGCCGCAGCTCGAAAAAGTAAGCCTCCAGCAGGCCATGTAGCAGTTGAGCCTCGTAGTTCAAATGTGAACATAAATTCACATGAAAAGGAAGGGATCCTGGTCAAGAATGAACGTGGAGCATCTCCCGGCTACGTTGTTCTCCCGACGAAAACCTCACGTGATTTAGGAGTGGTCATGGATGGGGGTGACCAGGGAAAGTCTTCTACAGGTTATGCTTCTCTTCCACTAGTTGGTTTGGGTACACAAACCTTTCAGAATTTAGAAGAGAACACTGAGAAAGATGGACAAGGAATATCTACTAACTTTGTAGCTTTTCCAGCTGCAGATTTTACAACACAAGCCTCCCATGGTTCGGGAGAGAGCATTGGAAAATCCTCTGGCTATATAGCCTTCCCAGCAACAAATTTTGCTACACACACTCCAAAAGGTTTAGAAGACAATAGTGTTAGAGATGAACATGGAAAATCCCCTGGCTATATAGCCTTCCCAGCAGCAAATTTTGCTATGCACACTTCCAAAGGTTTAGAAGAAAACAGTGTTAATGATGGACATGGAAAATCTACAGCTTATGTGTCTTTTCCACCATTTGTTTTTTGCGAGAAATCAATTAGAAATTCCCCATCCCCAAGTTACATAGCTTTTCCACCGGTGGGTTTTGGTCCGCACAACCCTTAG
- the LOC113821355 gene encoding interleukin-12 receptor subunit beta-1 isoform X4, whose product MKSLCHVDAWKTGLLFLLASHAASQDSRRSASILRNDFDRKVCDSPSPTSAEPVEDDLSCVSLSRRKLKCQWQTANQRDAKMYLYNYTPTWNPEEPCTCVEDWCASCLGLCCLWKVSPYDPTAPEIMIVTATATQVCNVTFNHSIIVRPDPAADVKVNQTGSYRELEVSWETPPFLLEFQPGLFYSVGYRPKNVSAYGLLEWQNETGSYHGRSTTVRLASLHGGVDYEVRVRLRSGARPPPAPDGGDDGWWSTEASGNAVTLQGAPEVAPAVGVGTFEVESDADSGRRAVALQWRPVPALLHNGPGLEYRVLVTDRTNNTVRNLTENGASVRIDNLNENMSYRMEIVAANRAGVGLQTAAVRVPAAPPPAPLLQAVVYHAGTRRYELRWPAKENLTYTAYVCTDGLSSSAPCKSNLYWKNLGSASAVNLTLEELNVTDSVTPDEVRFALSAETFAEDSSGMAWDSCIHPQQYNTQHSAPEIITNYDSTTNSVSLRWRADCAARGGVIEEVQAIWCEGRDSCVEAGNGIPRKNESDVFSGVVVLEGLREGSAYTANLRLRYRDGLSGWSSPLPFATKSSALPTWLIVTIVIVAIAVTVVVLSAGVYSRRRIEVIVREVQREIILPEGLVDQHYLSERARERQPQPLDSRSNKNVQAPSSQVLPLDKMHLQSLSSGDRSRAQNNIEEKKILIDQNGYVLPVFNDVGEDSQRGVHKANNIPVFTSLPPSGYVEDSYGGLTGPNPSTSGELPPIAAARKSKPPAGHVAVEPRSSNVNINSHEKEGILVKNERGASPGYVVLPTKTSRDLGVVMDGGDQGKSSTGYASLPLVGLGTQTFQNLEENTEKDGQGISTNFVAFPAADFTTQASHGSGESIGKSSGYIAFPATNFATHTPKGLEDNSVRDEHGKSPGYIAFPAANFAMHTSKGLEENSVNDGHGKSTAYVSFPPFVFCEKSIRNSPSPSYIAFPPVGFGPHNP is encoded by the exons ATGAAGTCCCTGTGCCACGTTGACGCTTGGAAGACCGGACTTCTGTTCCTGCTGGCGTCCCACGCCGCCTCGCAGGACTCACGAAGATCTGCCTCAATCCTGCGAAATGACTTCGACCGGAAAGTGTGTGACTCGCCTTCTCCAACCTCTGCAG AGCCAGTCGAGGACGACCTTTCGTGCGTGTCGCTGAGCCGTCGCAAGTTGAAGTGTCAGTGGCAGACCGCGAACCAAAGAGACGCTAAGATGTACCTATATAATTACACACCCACGTGGAATCCTGAAGA GCCGTGCACATGCGTTGAGGACTGGTGTGCTTCTTGCCTCGGCCTTTGCTGCTTGTGGAAAGTCTCCCCTTACGACCCAACTGCCCCCGAGATCATGATAGTAACTGCAACGGCCACGCAAGTCTGCAACGTGACCTTCAACCACTCAATCATCG TTCGACCAGACCCGGCTGCCGACGTCAAGGTCAACCAGACGGGGTCGTATCGGGAGCTAGAGGTGAGCTGGGAAACGCCTCCGTTCCTCTTGGAGTTCCAGCCAGGCCTCTTCTACAGCGTGGGCTACAGGCCTAAAAATGTCAGCGCTTATGGGCTTCTCGAATGGCAG AACGAGACAGGCTCTTACCACGGCAGAAGCACAACGGTGAGACTGGCTTCGCTGCACGGCGGGGTGGACTACGAGGTGCGCGTCAGACTCCGCTCGGGGGCGcgaccgccgcccgcgcccgacGGTGGCGACGACGGATGGTGGTCGACCGAGGCCTCTGGCAACGCCGTCACGCTGCAGGGAG CGCCCGAGGTTGCCCCAGCCGTGGGCGTGGGGACCTTCGAGGTTGAGAGCGACGCCGACTCCGGGCGGCGGGCGGTCGCGCTGCAGTGGCGCCCCGTCCCCGCGCTGCTGCACAACGGACCCGGCCTCGAGTACCGCGTCCTCGTCACGGACCGAAC GAACAACACAGTGAGAAATCTAACAGAAAACGGAGCATCTGTTCGAATTGACAACCTCAACGAAAATATGAGTTACAG aATGGAAATCGTCGCCGCGAACCGCGCCGGCGTCGGCCTCCAGACGGCGGCGGTGCGCGtccccgccgccccgccgcccgcgccgctcCTGCAGGCCGTCGTCTACCACGCAGGGACTCGCCGCTACGAACTCAG GTGGCCGGCGAAGGAGAACCTCACCTACACGGCCTACGTCTGCACCGACGGCCTGTCTTCCAGCGCGCCCTGCAAG AGCAACTTGTACTGGAAGAACTTAGGATCAGCATCAGCGGTGAACCTCACCCTGGAGGAGTTGAACGTGACTGACTCCGTGACTCCTGACGAGGTCCGCTTCGCTCTGTCAGCAGAGACCTTCGCCGAGGACTCCAGCGGCATGGCCTGGGACAGCTGCATCCATCCCCAGCAGTATAACACCCAGCATTCTGCGCCCGAAATCATCACGAACTA CGACAGCACGACGAACAGCGTGAGTCTGCGCTGGAGGGCGGACTGCGCGGCTCGAGGGGGAGTGATCGAGGAGGTGCAGGCGATCTGGTGCGAAGGCCGCGACAGCTGCGTTGAGGCAGGCAACG GAATCCCCAGGAAGAACGAGAGCGACGTGTTTTCGGGCGTCGTGGTGCTCGAGGGACTTCGCGAGGGCTCGGCGTACACGGCGAACCTCAGACTCAGGTACCGAGACGGCCTCTCGGGCTGGTCCTCCCCGCTGCCCTTCGCGACGAAGTCTTCAG CTCTCCCGACGTGGCtcatcgtcaccatcgtcatcgtggCTATTGCGGTCACTGTTGTGGTCCTCAGCGCCGGCGTCTACAGCAGGAG GAGAATCGAAGTTATAGTTCGGGAAGTTCAGAGGGAGATTATTCTACCCGAAGGCCTGGTTGATCAGCACTATCTGAGTGAACGAGCAAGAGAG CGTCAGCCACAGCCACTCGACAGTCGGTCCAACAAGAATGTGCAAGCGCCGTCATCACAGGT GCTGCCACTCGACAAGATGCATCTTCAGTCGCTATCCTCTGGAGACCGAAGTCGTGCGCAGAACaacatcgaagaaaaaaaaattttgatTGACCAAAATGGCTACGTTCTTCCCGTGTTCAATGACGTCGGCGAAGATAGTCAAAGAGGTGTTCACAAAGCTAATAACATCCCTGTATTcacttctcttccaccttctggCTACGTTGAGGATTCTTATGGAGGACTGACAGGTCCTAATCCTAGCACCAGTGGCGAATTGCCTCCTATCGCCGCAGCTCGAAAAAGTAAGCCTCCAGCAGGCCATGTAGCAGTTGAGCCTCGTAGTTCAAATGTGAACATAAATTCACATGAAAAGGAAGGGATCCTGGTCAAGAATGAACGTGGAGCATCTCCCGGCTACGTTGTTCTCCCGACGAAAACCTCACGTGATTTAGGAGTGGTCATGGATGGGGGTGACCAGGGAAAGTCTTCTACAGGTTATGCTTCTCTTCCACTAGTTGGTTTGGGTACACAAACCTTTCAGAATTTAGAAGAGAACACTGAGAAAGATGGACAAGGAATATCTACTAACTTTGTAGCTTTTCCAGCTGCAGATTTTACAACACAAGCCTCCCATGGTTCGGGAGAGAGCATTGGAAAATCCTCTGGCTATATAGCCTTCCCAGCAACAAATTTTGCTACACACACTCCAAAAGGTTTAGAAGACAATAGTGTTAGAGATGAACATGGAAAATCCCCTGGCTATATAGCCTTCCCAGCAGCAAATTTTGCTATGCACACTTCCAAAGGTTTAGAAGAAAACAGTGTTAATGATGGACATGGAAAATCTACAGCTTATGTGTCTTTTCCACCATTTGTTTTTTGCGAGAAATCAATTAGAAATTCCCCATCCCCAAGTTACATAGCTTTTCCACCGGTGGGTTTTGGTCCGCACAACCCTTAG